The proteins below come from a single Serratia ficaria genomic window:
- the sufC gene encoding Fe-S cluster assembly ATPase SufC produces the protein MLSIKNLKVSVEGNEILKGLDLEIKPGEVHAIMGPNGSGKSTLSATLAGREEYEVTEGDVSFKGKDLLELDPEDRAGEGVFLAFQYPVEIPGVSNHFFLQTSVNAVRKYRQQEPLDRFDFADFIEEKIALLDMPPDLLTRSVNVGFSGGEKKRNDILQMAALEPDLCILDETDSGLDIDALKIVANGVNSLRDGKRAFIIVTHYQRILDYIKPDYVHVLSQGRIVKSGDFSLVKQLEEQGYGWLADEQ, from the coding sequence ATGTTAAGTATCAAGAATTTGAAAGTCAGCGTGGAAGGCAACGAGATCCTCAAGGGATTGGACCTGGAGATCAAACCGGGTGAAGTGCACGCCATCATGGGGCCGAACGGCTCGGGCAAGAGCACGCTGTCCGCTACGCTGGCCGGGCGCGAAGAGTATGAAGTGACCGAAGGCGACGTCAGCTTCAAGGGCAAGGATCTGCTGGAGCTGGATCCGGAAGATCGCGCCGGTGAAGGGGTGTTTCTGGCGTTCCAGTATCCGGTGGAAATTCCCGGCGTCAGCAACCACTTCTTCCTGCAGACCTCGGTCAACGCGGTGCGCAAATATCGCCAGCAGGAGCCGCTGGACCGCTTCGACTTCGCCGATTTTATCGAAGAGAAAATCGCGCTGCTGGATATGCCGCCCGATCTGCTGACCCGCTCGGTCAACGTCGGCTTTTCCGGCGGTGAGAAAAAACGCAACGACATCCTGCAAATGGCGGCGCTGGAGCCGGATTTGTGCATCCTGGATGAAACCGATTCCGGCCTGGACATCGACGCGCTCAAGATCGTCGCCAACGGCGTCAACTCGCTGCGCGACGGCAAACGCGCGTTCATTATCGTCACCCACTATCAGCGCATTCTGGATTACATCAAGCCGGACTACGTACACGTGTTGTCCCAGGGACGCATCGTTAAATCCGGCGATTTCTCGCTGGTGAAACAGCTGGAGGAGCAGGGTTATGGCTGGCTTGCCGACGAACAATAA
- the sufD gene encoding Fe-S cluster assembly protein SufD, producing the protein MAGLPTNNNSRALQQLYSLFEARGGEHSAHALAHWQQALRLGWPTRKHENWKYTPLEGLLEQQFLEPQAEAVSTAQRDALALDIDAYRLVFVDGRYSEALSDSQLGDYQFDLAAYGIPQALPEPIQPEIFLHLTESLAQETSIIRLAAGKVAERPLYLLHISSGRGGEGEVNTVHHRHHLEIARGAEAEVIEHYVSLDGAAHFTGARLTANVADNAGLRHCKLAFESRPSYHFAHNDLVIGRDARVKSDSFLLGAGLTRHNTSAQLNGEGSELAINSLVLPVGKEICDTRTYLEHNKGYCESRQLHKTVVSDRARAVFNGMIKVAKHAIKTDGQMNNHNLLLGKVAEVDTKPQLEIYADDVKCSHGATVGRIDEEQLFYLQSRGIGKHAAQQMIIFAFAAELTEGIANETIREWVLARIAQRLPGEAA; encoded by the coding sequence ATGGCTGGCTTGCCGACGAACAATAATTCACGCGCGCTGCAGCAGTTGTACAGCCTGTTTGAAGCCCGCGGCGGCGAACACTCCGCCCATGCGCTGGCGCACTGGCAGCAGGCGCTGCGCCTGGGCTGGCCGACGCGCAAGCATGAGAACTGGAAATACACGCCGCTGGAAGGATTGCTGGAGCAGCAGTTCCTCGAACCGCAGGCCGAGGCGGTCAGCACGGCGCAGCGCGACGCATTGGCGCTGGATATCGACGCTTACCGACTGGTGTTTGTCGACGGCCGCTACAGCGAAGCGCTCAGCGACAGCCAACTGGGCGATTACCAGTTCGATCTGGCCGCCTACGGCATTCCGCAGGCGCTGCCGGAGCCGATTCAGCCGGAGATTTTCCTGCACCTGACCGAGAGCCTGGCGCAGGAAACCAGCATCATCCGCCTGGCTGCCGGCAAGGTCGCCGAACGCCCGCTGTACCTGCTGCATATCAGCAGCGGGCGCGGCGGCGAGGGTGAGGTGAATACCGTGCATCATCGCCATCATCTGGAGATTGCGCGCGGCGCCGAGGCCGAGGTGATCGAACATTATGTCAGCCTGGACGGCGCCGCGCATTTCACCGGCGCGCGCCTGACCGCCAACGTGGCGGACAACGCCGGGCTGCGTCACTGCAAGCTGGCGTTCGAAAGCCGGCCGAGCTATCACTTCGCGCATAACGATCTGGTGATCGGCCGCGACGCGCGGGTGAAAAGCGACAGCTTCCTGCTGGGCGCCGGCTTGACCCGCCACAACACCAGCGCGCAGCTGAACGGCGAAGGCAGCGAGCTGGCGATCAACAGCCTGGTGCTGCCGGTCGGCAAAGAGATATGCGATACCCGCACCTACCTGGAGCACAACAAGGGCTACTGCGAAAGCCGCCAGCTGCATAAAACCGTGGTCAGCGACCGCGCCAGGGCGGTGTTCAACGGCATGATCAAAGTGGCCAAACACGCGATCAAGACCGACGGCCAGATGAACAACCACAACCTGCTGTTGGGCAAGGTGGCGGAGGTGGACACCAAGCCGCAGCTCGAGATCTACGCCGACGACGTCAAGTGCAGCCACGGCGCCACCGTCGGGCGCATCGATGAGGAACAGCTGTTCTATCTGCAGTCGCGCGGCATCGGCAAGCACGCGGCGCAGCAGATGATCATCTTCGCCTTCGCCGCCGAACTGACCGAAGGCATCGCCAATGAAACCATCCGCGAATGGGTGCTGGCGCGCATTGCGCAGCGCCTGCCGGGGGAGGCCGCATGA
- the sufS gene encoding cysteine desulfurase SufS, with protein MSYPIERVRSDFPLLAREVNGKPLAYLDSAASAQKPQAVIDRELDFYRHGYAAVHRGIHTLSAEATQEMEAVREKAARFINAGSAEEIVFVKGTTEGINLVANSFGRHLLQPGDSVVITEMEHHANIVPWQMLAQERGLDLRVWPLQPDGTLDLAQLPGLIDPSTRLLALTQVSNVLGSVNPVREIIARAKALAPALKVLVDGAQAVMHQRVDVQALDCDFYAFSGHKLYGPSGIGILYGRQALLQQMPPWEGGGAMIQQVSLTNGTTFAEPPWRFEAGSPNTAGIMGLGAAIDYVNALGLEAIHDYEQSLMHYALEALRQVPTLKIYGPTARAGVIAFNLGEHHAYDVGSFLDQYGIAIRTGHHCAMPLMAFYQVPSMCRASLALYNTREEVDRLVAGLQRIHQLLG; from the coding sequence ATGAGTTATCCGATTGAGCGCGTGCGCAGCGATTTTCCGCTGCTGGCGCGCGAGGTCAACGGCAAACCGTTGGCCTACCTCGACAGCGCCGCCAGCGCGCAGAAGCCGCAGGCGGTGATCGATCGCGAGCTGGACTTCTATCGCCACGGCTACGCCGCGGTGCACCGCGGCATTCATACCCTGAGCGCCGAGGCGACGCAGGAGATGGAGGCGGTGCGTGAAAAGGCGGCGCGCTTTATCAACGCCGGCTCGGCGGAAGAGATCGTGTTCGTCAAGGGCACCACCGAGGGCATCAACCTGGTGGCCAACAGCTTCGGCCGCCATTTGCTGCAGCCGGGCGACAGCGTCGTCATCACCGAGATGGAACACCACGCCAACATCGTGCCCTGGCAGATGCTGGCGCAGGAGCGCGGGCTGGATCTGCGGGTCTGGCCGCTGCAGCCGGACGGCACGCTGGATCTGGCGCAGCTGCCGGGCCTGATCGATCCGTCGACCAGGCTGCTGGCGCTCACTCAGGTGTCCAACGTATTGGGCAGCGTCAACCCGGTGCGCGAGATCATCGCCCGGGCCAAGGCGCTGGCGCCGGCCTTGAAGGTGCTGGTGGACGGCGCGCAGGCGGTGATGCACCAACGGGTCGACGTACAGGCGCTGGACTGCGATTTTTACGCGTTCTCCGGCCACAAGCTGTACGGGCCTTCCGGCATCGGCATTCTGTACGGCCGCCAGGCGCTGCTGCAGCAGATGCCGCCGTGGGAAGGCGGCGGGGCGATGATCCAACAGGTCAGCCTGACCAACGGCACCACCTTCGCCGAACCGCCGTGGCGCTTTGAGGCCGGTTCGCCCAATACCGCCGGCATCATGGGGCTGGGGGCGGCGATCGACTACGTCAATGCGCTGGGGCTGGAGGCGATCCACGACTACGAGCAATCGCTGATGCACTATGCGCTCGAGGCGCTGCGGCAGGTGCCGACGCTGAAAATCTACGGCCCGACGGCTCGCGCCGGGGTGATAGCCTTCAATCTGGGCGAACACCATGCCTACGACGTCGGCAGCTTCCTCGATCAGTACGGCATCGCCATCCGCACCGGCCATCACTGCGCTATGCCGCTGATGGCGTTTTATCAGGTGCCGAGCATGTGC